GCACCTTCAGACGCGCGAGCTTGTCCGTCGTGAATTCCAGCGGCGTGGGCTCGTTCCGGGTCGCGGTGAGCGTGACGGGCGGCTCGCCCGGCGCGATGGGTCGGGGGGTGGGGGGCGCGGTCTGTGCCAGGGCGCCGGTACTCAGCAGCGCGGCGAGGCACAGCAGGTGGGTCAGGGTCTTCATGGGTGACCTCCGGGGGGTGAGGAGACGGAGCGCCCCGGTACGAGTCCAGGAGCGCGGCAGCGAGGAGCGGGGTCAGCGCAGGCTGAGGGCGAAGTCGTTCATGGCGCGCGCCGCGGCGCTGGCCTTTTCGAAGGTCGCGGCGTGCCCGGCGCCAGGGATCAGCACCAGTCGGCTGCCCGGGGTGTTCATCTGCATCTTCATGGCGACCTCGGGCGGCGTCAGGTTGTCCTCCGCGCCGAACAGGTACAGGGTGGGCACCCGGATGGTCGGCAGGATGGGGTTCGCGTCCGGGCGGTTGGCCAGGGCGGTTGCGCCGCCCACCGCACCGTTCAGGCTGGCCTGCTTCACCAGGCTGCCCAGGTGCATGACCTGGTTGGGCATCGTCATGCGGCTCTGGCCGGTCAGCATGCGCGGCATCAGGATATCCACGAGGCTGGCGACGCCCTTCTCCTGCGCCTGCTGCGCGGTGCCCAGCCAGTTGGCCTTCTCGGCGACGCCGCTGGGGTCGGCGGTCGTGTCGATGAAGATCAGGCCCTTGAAGCGCTCTGGGGACATCTTGTACATCTGGAACAGCGTCATGCCGCCCATGCTCATGCCGCCCGCCACGACCTGATTCAGGTTCAGGGCGTCCATGACCCCCAGCACCGTGCTGGCGTAGTTCTCGATGCTGGCGTCCGCGTTCGGCGCGCGGCTCAGGCCGAAGCCGGGTAGGTCCACCGTGATCACTCGGAAGTTCTGGGCGAGTAGCGCGCGGTTGTTCTTGAACAGTTCGCCGCTCAGCGGGTACCCGTGGATCAGCAGCAGCGGCTGCCCGCTGCCGGTGGCCTTGTAGAACACGGTCGAGCCGTTCACGGTCACGGTGCCGCGGTTGGGCACGGTCTGCCCCTGGGCACCCCCGGCAAGAGCAGCGGTGGCAAGGAAGGCAGTCAGGGTGGTCAGGGTGCGTTTCATGGGGGAACCTCGTGGATCGCCCGGCGGGGGGAAAGTACCCCGGCTGCGCCAGTGGCGCGCCTGACAGGAACCGGCCGGTTCGGTTGGACAGGCTCACCATCCCAGACCCAGCCCCCCCCTGATCGGGGGAATCCCCACGTTATGAAGTTCCCTTCAGGTCCTGCCCAAAGTCAGATCAGCGCCGGCCTCATGAGGACAGGCCGGACAGCTGTCCAGCCTAGGGGTGTCTGGGAACAGCCACCACACGCAGCAGACCGCGCGCTGCCCGACTCACTCCACGAACAGCGGTCGCGCTGAGGGACGCGTGGCCCCCACCTCCACCGCCCGGCGGTGCAGTTCCCGCACGGCCCGCTCACCCTCATCCCCGACATCCAGGCTGAACGGATTCACATACAGGTCGATGTGCGCCTGCATCACCTCATCCGACATCTCCAGCGCGTGCTCGCGGATGTACGCGCGCGCCGCGTCCGGGTGCGCGTACGCGTACTCCAGGCTGGCCCGCACCGCCGCGTTCAGGCCGCGCTGCACGTCGTGCGGCAGGTCCCGCCGCACCAGAATCGCGCCCAGGGGGAGGGGCAGCCCCGTCTCCTGTTCCCACCACGCGCCCAGGTCCATCAGGCGGGTCAATCCGTACTCGTGGAAGGTGAAGCGCGATTCGTGAATGATCAGGCCCGCATCCACTGGTTGCCCGTGATACTCGCCGCGCTGTACGGCGGGCATCACCTCGTCGTACCGCATCCGGACCACGTTCACGCCGGGGAACACCAGCCGCAGCAGCAGTTCCGCCGTGGTCAGCGCACCCGGCGACGCCACCGTGCGCCCGTTCAGGTCCTGCACGTCCCCGCGCGTCACGACCAGCGGCCCCACGCCCCGCCCCAGCGCCCCGCCCGCGCGCAGCGCCACGTACTGATCGATCACCTCGAAGTACGCGCGGTAACTGATCTTCGTCATCGGCAGTCGCCCCGCCACAGCCCACTCGTTCAGCGTCTGCACGTCCTCAAGCACCTCACGCACCGGCAGTGGCCCCTGCACCAGCCCCGCGTGCAGCGCGTGAAAGATGA
This DNA window, taken from Deinococcus radiotolerans, encodes the following:
- a CDS encoding alpha/beta fold hydrolase, which encodes MKRTLTTLTAFLATAALAGGAQGQTVPNRGTVTVNGSTVFYKATGSGQPLLLIHGYPLSGELFKNNRALLAQNFRVITVDLPGFGLSRAPNADASIENYASTVLGVMDALNLNQVVAGGMSMGGMTLFQMYKMSPERFKGLIFIDTTADPSGVAEKANWLGTAQQAQEKGVASLVDILMPRMLTGQSRMTMPNQVMHLGSLVKQASLNGAVGGATALANRPDANPILPTIRVPTLYLFGAEDNLTPPEVAMKMQMNTPGSRLVLIPGAGHAATFEKASAAARAMNDFALSLR
- a CDS encoding 1,4-dihydroxy-6-naphthoate synthase; its protein translation is MSSDALSPVSPSQLPAVLDLGYSFCPNDTFIFHALHAGLVQGPLPVREVLEDVQTLNEWAVAGRLPMTKISYRAYFEVIDQYVALRAGGALGRGVGPLVVTRGDVQDLNGRTVASPGALTTAELLLRLVFPGVNVVRMRYDEVMPAVQRGEYHGQPVDAGLIIHESRFTFHEYGLTRLMDLGAWWEQETGLPLPLGAILVRRDLPHDVQRGLNAAVRASLEYAYAHPDAARAYIREHALEMSDEVMQAHIDLYVNPFSLDVGDEGERAVRELHRRAVEVGATRPSARPLFVE